From the Leishmania braziliensis MHOM/BR/75/M2904 contig, possible fusion of chromosomes 20 and 34 genome, the window TTTTGTGGGGCctcgaagaggaagaaaaaaatcCTCACTGCCTGCCACGTTGCTGCACTGGATAACACAGATGatctcccccttcctctcctgctAATGGAGTGTGTAGACGGCTGTGTACGTGTATGCAAGTCCGTCACCACTTCTTTATGTTAGTTTTCGCTCTGCTTGCGCGTCACCGCCGCGTATCTCTGGACTTGTTCGTGGAAGAACGACACGCTGAAAAACAGAAAGAAGAAATGCtccgccgcaccgcctctctctttctcctacGGTGCCTCTTTGctgctccccctctctctttttcattCGTTTTGAGCGCGTGTGTAGCGCCCAGTTAACGACCACCCGAAAAATCGTCGTGGTACGGCCTATGCAGCACAATGTGAGtccgccgcggtggccgATTTTCaacaagacgaagaggagagctCCCTAGCCTCTTCGACTTCTTTTCTCTACCCCTTTGTCCCACTGTTGCATGCTTCCCTtgtccttctcccttcctcttaGACTGGACATGAATACTGGCAGCCGCGTCTGTTCTCCTTCCGTCTCTGTTGCGCGCAACTCCAGCGTGATTTGACACCACATTCCCCGTTTCACCACTGCCTCTCGTCTTTCTGCTTCACTTTGCTTTCTGCCTCTTGCACTCCCCGAAAAAGTGCTGACCCTGCCGTTGTGTGCACGGGGGCATACGTGGGCATCCCTGAGACGCTCTGCGCGCGGCGGAGAAAACGCGCCCGCCTTCGCAAGTCTTTTCTGGTCTTTGCTCAaaccgccgtcgccgccacctctgcgcgccctctcccctttaCACCCCATCGCCGTGTTGGCGCACATGCAGCTGACTCACTTCCCTGAGTAGCGCCGTACCTTTCGCTGCATCGCCGGAAAGGAGGAGTTTCAGCGACTCCCACAATGTCACTGAGGCGTACGGGGGCAGCCGCGGTGATGGAGCGGCGCGGTGAGTGGGTCGCTTTGCTGCGCTCCACGTTGCCGCAGTTTACCGAGCGTTCTGCCGCACCGCTGGAACGCAGgcatgccgctgccgttctCGGCCCTGCACCCCGACGCACTCTCGACGAAGCCGCGAGCTCTCTCACTGCTCCATGCTCTTTGCTGTTGCCATACAAGTGGCGCGAGGAGGCAACGCAGCAGCTCATCACCACGCTGCACGGCATTGTCCCGCCGCCGCAGGTGAAACAAACAGATTACTTTCTCTGCTCCCTCATACACCCCTCTTATGTGCAGGCGGACACGATGCGCTGTCAGAGTGACTCGGTGCAACGAAGGGCTCAGCAAGAGCTTCGCCGCAGTGTGTGCATGCCACTGGAGTTGACGATGACTGGGTGCAAGAGTCTTCGACTTCTGCGTGAGTTGACCCACTACGTGAAACAaggggcagcagctgcagccgcgtcTGCAAGAACGGCATCAACCCTTCCAGTTGCGCAGGTAGGTGAAAAAAGCGAGGCGCGGGGTCCGTCAAAGGGGCCATCGTCAAGGTTATCTTACCCACTCGATGCCTCGTGGCCAGAGCTGAACAGCGCTGATACAACTGCATTTCTGCAAGCGTTCCGGCAGGCAGGACTGGAGTCCCTTGTGCTTTACGACAGGAGCTTTTTCGCTGCCTCTTCGACCTGCACGGGCGCGGATGGCGCCGTACCCGGCGAGGTCTCCTTGGCTGCCTTTACCGCACTATGCGGCAGCATTGAGCTCGTCTCCGGATGGTCCAGCTTGTTGCAGTTTGTGGACCGCGTGGCACGTGAGCAGCATGGCCTTCGAACTCAATGCGGATGAACACGTGTAGTGGAGTGGTGATGttggtgcgcgtgtggtggCACCGTCGTCTCTGCGTCCACTCCTGTCCCTTTCTCGGATCTTCTATTGTGCGCTTTGGGTGAGCTGATCCTCACACGTGACAGGAAAATGAACAGGGAAAGACACACAAGGAGGATTCATTCGTCGCTGCGGCAAGAGCGGTAGTGGTTGCTGGGAAGCACCGGTGGGTGGGCGAGCTCACGGGCCGCTCTGTCGAGAAGCAGGCCCTGGAACAACGATCTTTTAGGTGCACATGTAGCGATGTGCCTCACACGCCCTGTGTGTCAGTGGCTGCTCCAGCCATGGACCCCAGAGGACGTGGGTGTTCTGGTGACTTTTCggtttgtttgtttcctAAGCGCCACAGTCTTCTGGGTGTATGTCGTACTGGAgtaggcacacacacacacacacacgcacacgcacagcccCACTcatcctccacctctgcgtgtgcgtgcgtgtgttcctgcttcctcctttctcatCCTTTGGCATGCTGACCTCCACTGGGACTCCGTGGCGCACCAGAGAGTTTTTAACCCCTCCCTACTTCAAACACACTTGCTCTgggagcagcggtggtgttgtGCCATCGTTGCGCACCACAAGCTACTGACATCGTCGCCAATTCCTTCTCATTCGAGTGTGTGACCCACTTGCGCCCCAGGTTTCTTCGGTTCTTTGCGTTGCGGAACCCTCATCTTGGCCCTCACATCCTTgccccctccttcttcctccaccgCACCTGCTTGTCATTGCCGTAACTGTTGACTGTGAGACTAAGGGAAAAGCGAGTCACCAACGTGCACGCCATGTCGTCCCTCGACGCAAAAGTACAGCAATGGCTGGCATGGGACCGCGATCCAACTACACGTCAGGTCATCGAGTCCCTGGCAGCCAAGAAGGAAACGGCAGAGCTGCGACGTCGCCTCGAGAGGCGCATGAAGTTTGACACCGCCGGTCTACGATCCACTATGGGGGCCGGAAACGCTTACATGAATAGTCTCACTGTGCTGCAGACGGCTCAAGGGCTGGCGGCATACATGAAGCAGCAGTTTTCCCCCACGGAGCTCTTGCGCGGAATTGTTATCGGCTACGATGGGCGACATCACAGCCGCAAGTTTGGCGAGATCACAGCCACTGTCATGCATCAGCAGGGCATCAAGACGTACTTGTACGCCCACTGTGTCCCCACACCGTTCGTACCGTACGGGATACGGTTCCTCAAAGCGTTAGCTGGGGTGATGGTGACTGCTAGCCACAACCCCAAGGAGTACAACGGCTTAAAGGTTTACTGGACCAATGGTGCGCAGATTGTCGCCCCGCTTGACGCGTCGATTGCAGCCTTCATCAAGGCGAGCCGTACCCCACTCGAATCGTCGTGGGCCCCGTTCACCGCGACCGATCACGTAGACCCGTACGACGCCGTTTTCGAAGACTACTTCGCCACACTGCGCTCTTCCTACGTCCCGGCTAGCGACGCGTCCGCTGTGCGCTTCACCTTCACCGCGATGCACGGCGTAGGCACTCGTTTCACCACATATGGGCTTCAGCACGTGCTGGGACTTCCTGCGTCGCACCTCAGCGTTGTGGCGGAGCAAGCCGAACCGAACCCGGACTTCCCCACTGTGCGGTTCCCCAATCCGGAGGAAGGAAGGTCGGCGTTTGCCTTGTCCTTTGCGACAGCAGAGAGGCATGGCGCCTCCGTCGTTTTGGCAAATGACCCGGATGCGGATCGCCTGGGTGTGGCAGAGCGCCTCTCCgatggggaggggtggcACGTGTTGACGGGTAACGAAatcggtgcgctgctggggtgGTGGGCGATGGAGCGAGCGCGTTGGAAGGGCATCGCGCTCGACCACTGCCTCCTGATGTCGACGGTCGTCAGCTCATGTATCCTCAAGACGATGACGCTCAAGGAAGGGGCGCAGTACTCGGAGACACTGACAGGCTTCAAGTTTATCGGCAACAAGGCGATGGAGCGCAGGGCGAGGGAGGGGTTACAGACTCTCTTTGCGTACGAGGAGGCGATAGGGTTCATGTGGGGCGATCGAGTGATGGACAAAGATGGCGTGACAGCTGCAGTGGTTGTCGCCGACCTCGCCTGCTACCTCCGAAAGGAGAGGCACTGctcgctgctggagcacctGCAGAGCTTGTACCGGCAGTACGGCTACCACTTCACGTACAACTCGTACGTGACAACCGATGACCCTGCAAAGATAGCGTTGCTATTGCAGAGCATTCGCACTGCGGTGTCGGGGAAGTACCCTACTCACGTGGCAGGGCGGCCAGTGACGCGTGTGGTAGACTTCGCAGCACAGGTAGACACAGCCGCGCCTTTGGGGCGGCCGTCTCTCGGCAAGACGTCCATGATCACCTTGCACGTGGAcggcggcatgcagatcACCATccgaggcagcggcacggaGCCGAAGATCAAGTGGTACGCCGAGTTGGTGACCAA encodes:
- a CDS encoding phosphomannomutase-like protein; translation: MSSLDAKVQQWLAWDRDPTTRQVIESLAAKKETAELRRRLERRMKFDTAGLRSTMGAGNAYMNSLTVLQTAQGLAAYMKQQFSPTELLRGIVIGYDGRHHSRKFGEITATVMHQQGIKTYLYAHCVPTPFVPYGIRFLKALAGVMVTASHNPKEYNGLKVYWTNGAQIVAPLDASIAAFIKASRTPLESSWAPFTATDHVDPYDAVFEDYFATLRSSYVPASDASAVRFTFTAMHGVGTRFTTYGLQHVLGLPASHLSVVAEQAEPNPDFPTVRFPNPEEGRSAFALSFATAERHGASVVLANDPDADRLGVAERLSDGEGWHVLTGNEIGALLGWWAMERARWKGIALDHCLLMSTVVSSCILKTMTLKEGAQYSETLTGFKFIGNKAMERRAREGLQTLFAYEEAIGFMWGDRVMDKDGVTAAVVVADLACYLRKERHCSLLEHLQSLYRQYGYHFTYNSYVTTDDPAKIALLLQSIRTAVSGKYPTHVAGRPVTRVVDFAAQVDTAAPLGRPSLGKTSMITLHVDGGMQITIRGSGTEPKIKWYAELVTKDAAGQQMLNAFVVKAIHQLMQPHKFDLVMRSEDAELFSKL